One stretch of Weissella koreensis KACC 15510 DNA includes these proteins:
- a CDS encoding GH25 family lysozyme, translating to MLKIVDISSHQSPNFQNVGEDGAIIKATEGIDYVSPACNPQFTAYNDLNKLLGLYHYAQGLDPIEEADWFLNNIKNYLYKAVLVLDWESGSNQAWGDSNWPEKFVTHIHDRTGIWPLIYIQASAIEQVKNLSEKCGLWIAGYPDLRDSWLTPSFIYSTDPWPYFTGWQYSTSNGLLDRSIFNLSDNNWHSLANPKNDNSINEDNNVYIVQNGDTLINIAEKLSIPDWHILIELNNIDNPDMITVGQTLKY from the coding sequence ATGTTAAAAATAGTTGATATTTCAAGTCATCAATCACCCAACTTCCAAAATGTAGGTGAAGATGGCGCTATTATTAAAGCTACAGAAGGAATAGATTATGTTTCACCTGCCTGTAACCCACAATTCACGGCATATAATGACTTGAATAAGCTCCTTGGTCTCTACCATTATGCTCAAGGCCTTGATCCCATAGAAGAAGCTGATTGGTTTTTGAATAATATCAAAAACTATTTATATAAAGCTGTTTTAGTCTTAGATTGGGAAAGCGGAAGTAATCAAGCTTGGGGTGATTCAAACTGGCCAGAGAAATTTGTTACACATATTCACGATAGAACGGGAATTTGGCCACTAATTTATATTCAAGCTTCCGCAATTGAACAAGTTAAAAATTTATCAGAAAAATGTGGGCTTTGGATAGCTGGTTATCCAGATTTGAGGGACTCCTGGTTAACACCATCGTTCATCTACTCTACTGATCCGTGGCCATATTTTACAGGTTGGCAATACTCTACTTCTAATGGTCTATTAGATCGATCTATTTTCAATTTATCAGATAACAATTGGCATAGTCTAGCTAATCCTAAAAATGATAATTCAATAAATGAAGATAATAACGTTTATATCGTACAAAATGGAGACACATTAATTAACATCGCGGAAAAATTAAGCATTCCTGATTGGCACATATTAATTGAACTAAATAATATCGACAATCCAGACATGATTACAGTTGGGCAAACACTCAAGTATTAA
- a CDS encoding glycoside hydrolase domain-containing protein gives MADEMVLETQKWLNKTYGNVSGFGSVPENGKTGWDTIYGLIRATQVELGITGLVNNWGPTSAAYWDTQFKDKMKVGYKGNVVKILQGAFWCKGINPQDFTGNFSTRTQEAIYSMKSDAGIADTSYVVDSAFMGALLTMNQYVLVAGGDKVIRKMQQELNHDYQSYTGILPTDGIYQRDTNTALIYALQASEGMGTDQANGFYGPGTIANTPSISQGATGAFVKIIQWGLYVNGFNSSASFSGVFDNNVSSEIIAFRKFMVLPNTNSSTADLTVFKGLLTSNGDTDRSALAFDTATQLSSSQIDSLWNLGYRYAGRYLTGSVGTGENERDKNLTNTEISHLQKKGFSIFPIYEDGGYTVKYFNDAQGIEDAVLAARAAKQLGLPQGTTIYFAADVDLLDTEIVSNLIPYIRNAKSYLASFGYTAGLYGTRNACLQAAQATGMKDFFLCDMSSGWSGNLGFKMPESWTFDQFFEETETGVGVDKVAYSGRDAGFNSIDKNQIAVNEAIKKLVPWFSLSLEGKHTIYDIGWMKLVTKATNSAGFGGDYDSTAVVDIKNGKISNADLSSAFKKFGLNNDTGLDIAVTSIEKAALTKTVKSGSLEMKYKVSNGDYTIELDYQVNEIEEGYLDDTLTIGLEITLHWSNFLDALGALKEAAEAIASVVVLVSLAVIAVAAFPLDAVITPAAGILEAITLSIRLIVQTAFNK, from the coding sequence ATGGCAGACGAAATGGTTTTAGAAACACAAAAATGGTTAAACAAAACTTATGGCAATGTCTCTGGGTTTGGATCAGTTCCTGAGAATGGTAAAACCGGTTGGGATACAATTTATGGACTTATTAGAGCAACTCAGGTTGAGTTAGGTATTACTGGACTGGTTAACAATTGGGGGCCAACAAGTGCCGCATATTGGGACACCCAATTCAAAGATAAGATGAAAGTTGGTTATAAAGGTAACGTCGTCAAAATTTTACAAGGTGCTTTCTGGTGTAAAGGGATCAACCCTCAAGATTTCACTGGTAATTTTTCAACGCGAACTCAAGAAGCAATTTATTCAATGAAAAGTGATGCTGGAATTGCAGACACATCATACGTTGTTGATTCAGCATTTATGGGCGCCCTACTTACAATGAATCAATATGTATTAGTTGCAGGTGGAGATAAAGTCATTCGTAAAATGCAACAAGAATTAAATCATGATTATCAATCGTATACTGGAATTTTACCTACAGATGGAATTTATCAACGAGATACCAATACTGCCTTAATCTATGCATTACAAGCAAGTGAAGGTATGGGAACTGATCAAGCTAATGGATTTTATGGTCCTGGAACAATCGCTAATACACCCTCGATTAGTCAAGGAGCTACTGGTGCATTTGTAAAGATCATCCAATGGGGGCTTTACGTTAACGGTTTCAATAGCTCCGCCTCATTTAGTGGAGTATTTGATAATAACGTTTCCTCTGAAATTATTGCCTTTCGAAAATTCATGGTATTACCTAATACTAATTCATCTACAGCTGATTTAACTGTATTTAAGGGGTTATTAACAAGTAACGGAGACACCGATCGCTCCGCTTTAGCTTTTGATACAGCAACACAACTATCATCAAGTCAAATTGATAGTCTTTGGAATTTGGGATATCGATATGCTGGACGATATCTCACTGGTTCCGTAGGTACCGGTGAGAATGAACGAGATAAAAATTTAACAAATACTGAAATTTCTCATCTACAAAAGAAAGGATTTTCAATTTTCCCTATTTATGAAGATGGCGGATACACTGTAAAATATTTCAATGACGCACAAGGTATTGAGGATGCCGTTCTAGCTGCAAGAGCAGCAAAGCAACTAGGATTACCTCAAGGAACCACTATCTACTTCGCTGCTGATGTTGACTTATTAGATACTGAAATTGTTTCTAATTTAATTCCCTATATCCGAAATGCAAAAAGCTACCTTGCTAGCTTTGGTTACACTGCAGGATTGTATGGCACTAGAAATGCATGTTTACAAGCAGCTCAAGCCACTGGAATGAAGGACTTCTTCTTATGTGACATGTCTTCGGGCTGGAGTGGAAACTTAGGTTTCAAAATGCCTGAAAGTTGGACATTCGATCAATTCTTTGAGGAGACTGAAACAGGAGTAGGTGTTGATAAAGTTGCATATTCAGGTCGAGATGCTGGTTTCAATTCTATTGATAAGAATCAAATTGCAGTAAATGAAGCCATTAAGAAACTTGTACCTTGGTTTTCATTAAGTCTTGAGGGTAAACATACTATTTATGATATTGGTTGGATGAAATTAGTAACTAAAGCCACCAATTCAGCTGGTTTTGGAGGTGATTATGATTCAACGGCAGTTGTAGATATTAAAAATGGTAAGATTAGTAACGCGGATTTAAGTTCTGCTTTTAAAAAATTTGGGTTAAATAATGATACAGGTCTCGATATAGCTGTCACTAGTATTGAAAAAGCTGCTTTAACTAAAACAGTTAAAAGTGGATCTCTAGAAATGAAATATAAAGTTTCCAATGGTGACTACACCATTGAATTAGATTATCAAGTAAATGAAATTGAAGAAGGTTATCTTGATGACACATTAACTATTGGTCTGGAAATTACATTACACTGGTCAAATTTTCTAGATGCTTTAGGAGCACTTAAGGAGGCAGCTGAAGCAATAGCAAGTGTTGTTGTATTAGTATCACTTGCAGTAATTGCAGTGGCTGCATTTCCACTAGATGCTGTAATTACCCCCGCTGCTGGTATACTAGAAGCAATAACTCTTTCGATAAGACTAATTGTTCAAACCGCGTTTAATAAATAA